In Thunnus thynnus chromosome 13, fThuThy2.1, whole genome shotgun sequence, the following proteins share a genomic window:
- the LOC137196180 gene encoding neoverrucotoxin subunit alpha-like codes for MTTSDTLEEKSSLLDVEASMKASFLGGLIEVGGSAKYLNNKKKSQNQNRLTLQYKATTTFKHLSMSPIEAKNMQVVDDVLKGSATHVVTGILYGANAFFVFDSDRSESDNKQDIQGKIEAMIKKIPSVSVGGQASLKLSDTEKSLANNLSCKFYGDFILESNPTTFEEGVKTYQQLPKLLREGEGKSVPMKVWLMPLKDLDSKAAELKREICIGLIRKAENALEDVREMEMRCNDSLEDNVVGKFSQVNEKMSSFKKLCNDYASELQKTMNEKFPSIRAGEEDESSVEKLFDDRDKTPFSQDRLNEWMSDKEREINVIRSCVGIMENIPIAANKSELDAKVLAPGVEHALCFTFTSLGRAEPYLDELSNYLHSHDRESAKIVTQTTQDQWYSSHEVITEMRKKAETFNSLFKALKSSRVSFLIAAVENEKYKGASIYHYKKGIPVTDNFSQPALPPVDSITDKSDLIWYACDLTLDPNTVYGYLTLTEGNKKATYGGWQQYPSHPERFDTRPQVLCREGLTGRCYWEVKLSEGKDYEVGVGVTYKGIARIGKNPDSGLGCNTISWYFGKERGCFCAWNNGKVWTDSIPAAGFERVGVYLDRRAGTLSFYRVCPNINTVSHLYTFRTTFTESVYPGFYIYSSHGYAALCPVV; via the exons atgacaacatcTGATACCCTGGAAGAAAAGTCTTCTCTGTTGGATGTTGAAGCCTCTATGAAAGCCAGTTTCCTGGGTGGACTGATTGAAGTTGGAGGATCTGCGAAGTATCtgaataataagaagaaatcCCAGAATCAAAACAGATTAACACTTCAGTACAAAGCTACAACCACCTTCAAACATTTGTCCATGAGTCCCATTGAAGCTAAGAACATGCAAGTAGTGGATGATGTTCTGAAGGGCTCAGCAACGCATGTAGTCACAGGGATCCTTTATGGGGCAAATGCTTTCTTTGTATTTGACAGTGACAGGTCAGAGTCCGACAACAAGCAGGACATCCAGGGTAAGATTGAAGCTATGATAAAGAAGATTCCTAGTGTCAGTGTGGGGGGGCAAGCCTCTCTCAAACTGAGTGATACAGAAAAATCTCTGGCCAACAATCTGTCCTGTAAATTTTATGGGGACTTTATCCTTGAAAGCAACCCTACAACTTTTGAAGAGGGAGTGAAGACCTACCAGCAACTTCCAAAGCTACTGCGTGAAGGTGAAGGGAAATCTGTTCCAATGAAGGTCTGGCTGATGCCGTTAAAGGATTTGGATTCCAAGGCTGCAGAACTGAAAAGGGAGATCTGCATTGGACTCAtcagaaaagctgaaaatgcCCTAGAAGATGTGAGGGAAATGGAAATGAGATGCAATGATTCTCTGGAAGACAACGTGGTAGGGAAATTCTCACAGGTTAACGAAAAGATGAGCAGTTTCAAAAAACTGTGCAATGATTACGCATCTGAACTCCAGAAGACCATGAACGAGAAGTTTCCTTCCATCCGTGCAGGTGAAGAAGATGAAAGCTCAGTGGAAAAACTCTTTGATGATAGAGACAAGACACCATTCAGTCAGGACAGATTAAACGAGTGGATGtctgataaagagagagaaattaatGTCATTAGGAGCTGTGTAGGTATAATGGAAAACATACCCATCGCAGCAAACAAGTCAGAGTTGGATGCAAAGGTTCTTGCTCCAGGTGTAGAGCACGCTCTGTGCTTCACTTTCACCTCCCTGGGAAGAGCTGAACCCTACCTTGACGAGTTGAGCAACTACTTACATTCACATGACCGAGAAAGTGCCAAGATTGTCACTCAAACAACACAGGACCAGTGGTACTCCTCACATGAAGTGATAAccgaaatgagaaaaaaagctgaaacattCAACAGTCTTTTCAAAGCcctgaagagcagcagagtcTCTTTCCTTATAGCGGCTGtagaaaatgagaaatacaAAGGAGCAAGCATCTACCATTACAAGAAGGGCATTCCAGTCACTGATAATTTTTCACAGCCTGCCCTTCCTCCTGTGGACTCCATAACAGACAAAAGTGATCTCATCTGGT ATGCCTGTGATCTCACCCTGGACCCAAACACAGTTTATGGCTATCTCACTCTTACTGAGGGAAACAAAAAGGCAACATATGGAGGTTGGCAGCAGTATCCTTCACACCCAGAGAGGTTTGACACACGTCCTCAGGTGCTGTGCAGAGAGGGGCTGACTGggcgttgttactgggaggtaaAGTTGAGTGAGGGTAAAGATTATGAGGTAGGTGTAGGTGTTACATACAAAGGAATTGCCAGGATAGGAAAGAATCCCGATAGTGGGCTTGGATGTAACACCATATCCTGGTATTTTGGCAAAGAGAGGGGTTGCTTCTGTGCATGGAACAATGGAAAGGTGTGGACCGACTCTATTCCCGCTGCTGGCTTTGAACGAGTTGGAGTGTATCTGGACAGGcgtgctggcactctgtccttctataGAGTCTGTCCTAACATTAACACAGTCAGTCACCTCTACACCTTCCGCACCACATTCACCGAGAGTGTTTACCCAGGGTTCTACATCTATTCTTCACACGGCTATGCTGCCCTGTGTCCAGTAGTGTAG